In Massilia forsythiae, one DNA window encodes the following:
- a CDS encoding EAL domain-containing protein, giving the protein MSIPASIEAQPPWFFQRMLTASTNGIVITDPRQPDNPIVYVNPAFEVLTGYRLDDIAGQNCRLLQNGDRHQPPLTELRDSIAEERPCTTTLRNYRKDGSMLWVRMHIFPMHDQGGRLMNYAGFLQDVTSSIEAREAAENAREHLSAVLESITDGCLSLDRAWRITYINERGAAWLGHDPADLIGKSIWTEFPDTAASPFLETYQQAASTRRMARCEGYYSSLGIWMEARVYPTPEGISVFFADISARKEAEARLLHLATHDSLTGLHNRFSCMRVLEAALADAEQGHHPVGVLFVDLDRFKEVNDAYGHQIGNQVLQELGRRLSAFSAEGTTVARISGDEFVFVLTRTEAAAARKLAQAVLQRLAAPVAVDGHHVTVGASIGIAIGDGDIRTPDELLNNADAAMYEAKANGRHTFSVFSAAETHLLKQRMQLRQELFNALEQRQFVLYYQPQICAGDGVVVGAEALLRWNHPRLGILAPGTFLPILEDSPAMAAVGAWVCEEACRQAREWEGMGYRLQMAVNVSPRQLTDENLPALLKALVERHGLDPESIKLEVTESMLMQDIDKAAQVLRQLMHDGFHIALDDFGTGYSNLSYLRRFPINTIKIDRSFVQEIEQDRRCLDIVNGVVAFAKSLKLSVICEGIETEGQRSALRSTGCDVLQGYLMGKPMADVEFRRLLAQSPKPKRSEEDCWEPEQTRS; this is encoded by the coding sequence ATGTCCATTCCTGCATCCATCGAAGCGCAGCCTCCCTGGTTCTTCCAGCGCATGCTCACGGCGAGCACCAACGGTATCGTCATCACCGATCCGCGCCAGCCTGACAACCCGATCGTCTACGTCAACCCGGCCTTCGAAGTCCTGACCGGCTACCGCCTGGACGATATCGCCGGACAGAATTGCCGCCTGCTGCAGAACGGCGACCGCCATCAGCCGCCGCTGACCGAACTGCGCGACAGCATCGCCGAGGAGCGCCCCTGCACCACCACGCTGCGCAACTACCGCAAGGACGGCAGCATGCTGTGGGTGCGCATGCACATCTTTCCGATGCACGACCAGGGCGGCCGCCTGATGAACTATGCCGGCTTCCTGCAGGACGTCACCAGTTCGATCGAGGCGCGCGAGGCGGCCGAGAACGCGCGCGAACACCTGAGCGCCGTCCTCGAGAGCATTACCGACGGCTGCCTGTCGCTCGACCGCGCCTGGCGCATCACCTACATCAACGAACGCGGCGCCGCCTGGCTGGGACACGATCCGGCCGACCTGATCGGCAAGTCGATCTGGACCGAGTTCCCGGACACCGCCGCCAGCCCTTTCCTGGAAACCTACCAGCAGGCCGCCAGCACCCGCCGGATGGCGCGCTGCGAAGGCTATTATTCGTCCCTGGGCATCTGGATGGAGGCGCGCGTGTACCCGACGCCGGAAGGCATCAGCGTGTTCTTCGCCGACATCAGCGCGCGCAAGGAAGCGGAAGCGCGCCTGCTGCACCTGGCCACGCACGACAGCCTGACCGGCCTGCACAACCGCTTCAGCTGCATGCGCGTGCTGGAAGCCGCACTGGCCGACGCCGAACAAGGCCACCACCCGGTCGGCGTGCTGTTCGTCGATCTCGACCGCTTCAAGGAAGTCAACGACGCCTATGGCCACCAGATCGGCAACCAGGTGCTGCAGGAACTGGGACGGCGCCTGTCGGCCTTTTCCGCGGAAGGCACCACGGTGGCGCGCATCAGCGGCGACGAGTTCGTGTTCGTGCTGACCAGGACCGAGGCCGCGGCGGCGCGGAAACTGGCGCAGGCCGTGCTGCAGCGCCTGGCGGCGCCGGTCGCGGTCGACGGCCACCACGTGACGGTCGGCGCCAGCATCGGCATCGCCATCGGCGATGGCGACATCCGCACGCCGGACGAGCTGCTCAACAATGCCGACGCGGCGATGTACGAAGCCAAGGCCAACGGCCGCCATACCTTCAGCGTGTTCTCGGCGGCGGAAACGCACCTGCTCAAGCAGCGCATGCAGCTGCGCCAGGAATTGTTCAACGCGCTGGAACAGCGCCAGTTCGTGCTGTACTACCAGCCGCAGATCTGCGCCGGCGACGGCGTCGTGGTCGGCGCCGAAGCCCTGCTGCGCTGGAACCACCCGCGCCTGGGCATCCTCGCGCCCGGCACGTTCCTGCCGATCCTCGAGGATTCGCCGGCCATGGCGGCGGTGGGCGCCTGGGTGTGCGAGGAAGCCTGCCGCCAGGCGCGCGAATGGGAGGGCATGGGCTACCGGCTGCAGATGGCGGTGAACGTGTCGCCGCGCCAGCTCACCGACGAGAACCTGCCGGCGCTGCTGAAGGCGCTGGTGGAACGCCATGGGCTCGATCCGGAATCGATCAAGCTGGAAGTCACCGAGAGCATGCTGATGCAGGACATCGACAAGGCCGCGCAGGTGCTGCGCCAGCTGATGCACGACGGCTTCCATATCGCCCTCGACGATTTCGGCACCGGCTACTCGAACCTGTCCTACCTGCGCCGCTTCCCGATCAACACGATCAAGATCGACCGCTCCTTCGTGCAGGAAATCGAGCAGGACCGCCGTTGCCTGGACATCGTCAACGGCGTGGTCGCCTTTGCCAAGTCGCTCAAGCTGTCGGTGATCTGCGAAGGCATCGAGACCGAGGGCCAGCGCAGCGCCCTGCGCTCGACCGGCTGCGACGTGCTGCAGGGCTATTTGATGGGCAAGCCGATGGCGGACGTGGAGTTCCGCCGGCTGCTGGCGCAAAGCCCGAAGCCGAAACGCTCCGAAGAGGATTGCTGGGAGCCGGAGCAGACGAGGAGTTGA
- a CDS encoding TonB-dependent receptor domain-containing protein, producing the protein MNHKHFLAAYAVLAGAPLLAQAQAVPAAADASAAGAVPGESAAVPASVVVTGSRIPRAGLEGPSAVTVIKGEDITRQGYKNVFDALNNQVQNSGFTQGADYGNTFTPSANTISLRGLGPNHTLVLLNGRRLADFPIAYDGTVNFTNLANIPSSIVERIEILSGGASAIYGSDAVAGVVNIILKKRFDGVDVNLKAGGTSRGGGAERRLQVTGGRQFDRLSTVFSLEIDDRNPIAATQRDFMAVRQGTPTNVLSRRDASAGRYVDPGATCAALGNLFGASVGSYASRTGSYCASNKVSPTYWSVQTQNLSKNAFASATYELDQDTTLSADVLLGRNDTRNNTRGPSWTSSSLNGSYFLNRNTGRYEAWTRYISPEEMGGVARYDRLWQDDTAAIALGAHGIFRGTGWKWETGYSASWYGSRNTAPRALANIDSFFLGPKLGLDANGIAIYAPDPARLATRLTAAEFDGITGATKSDDESWTHTLSASANGELLRLPAGPLQLAVVAEAGRQGFANRPDARIGEGVFNLATSGSVVTAGTRNRYAAGTEASIPLHEILSATLAGRYDRYEFAGRSNGKFTYNGGLELRPARELLVRANYATSFRAPDMNYIYKARGTGYYASTTDYYRCGLAGQPLAGCEFAKVSPGADYVQYGSADLKPEQGKSYGTGIVWSPSSSFDASVDYWNIRIDDLVTNLSDDQLLRDEAACRLGAQDIASPTCVDALARVTRFAANSPVRPGEIKEIRVNPINAAQQQSSGIDVSARYALRTAGYGIFTLRGNYSKTLTRRSRQFAGDAVKDDLHSLDSVDWPDKLAASLAWERGALGATLFATRYGKIPNSAQDGYLSPTTLVNASVVYRVSDRLTLSAIVNNLFNHIKYDSTGGWPNYAVGNYSPAGRTGWVELNYHFGI; encoded by the coding sequence ATGAATCACAAGCATTTCCTGGCCGCCTACGCCGTCCTGGCCGGCGCGCCGCTGCTGGCCCAGGCGCAAGCCGTGCCGGCCGCCGCCGACGCATCCGCCGCCGGCGCCGTACCCGGCGAATCCGCCGCGGTCCCGGCCTCGGTCGTCGTCACCGGATCGCGCATCCCGCGCGCCGGCCTCGAAGGCCCGTCGGCCGTCACCGTCATCAAGGGCGAGGACATCACCCGCCAGGGCTACAAGAACGTGTTCGACGCCCTCAACAACCAGGTGCAGAACAGCGGCTTCACCCAGGGCGCCGACTACGGCAACACCTTCACGCCCTCGGCCAACACCATCAGCCTGCGCGGCCTCGGCCCCAACCACACGCTGGTGCTGCTGAACGGCCGGCGCCTGGCCGACTTCCCGATCGCCTACGACGGCACCGTCAACTTCACCAACCTGGCCAACATCCCGTCCTCGATCGTCGAGCGCATCGAGATCCTGTCCGGCGGCGCCTCGGCCATCTACGGTTCCGACGCGGTGGCCGGCGTGGTCAACATCATCCTCAAGAAGCGGTTCGACGGCGTCGACGTCAACCTCAAGGCCGGCGGCACCAGCCGCGGCGGCGGCGCCGAACGCCGCCTGCAGGTCACCGGCGGCCGCCAGTTCGACCGCCTCAGCACCGTGTTCTCGCTCGAGATCGACGACCGCAACCCGATCGCCGCCACCCAGCGCGACTTCATGGCAGTGCGCCAGGGCACGCCGACCAACGTGCTGTCGCGCCGCGACGCCAGCGCCGGGCGCTACGTCGATCCGGGCGCCACCTGCGCGGCGCTGGGCAACTTGTTCGGCGCCAGCGTCGGCAGCTACGCTTCGCGCACCGGCAGCTACTGCGCCAGCAACAAGGTCAGCCCGACCTACTGGTCGGTGCAGACGCAAAACCTGAGCAAGAACGCCTTCGCCAGCGCCACCTACGAGCTGGACCAGGACACTACGCTGTCGGCCGACGTCCTGCTGGGTCGCAACGATACCCGCAACAACACGCGCGGCCCGTCGTGGACGTCGTCGTCGCTGAACGGCAGTTACTTCCTGAACCGCAATACCGGCCGCTACGAAGCCTGGACCCGTTACATCTCGCCGGAAGAGATGGGCGGCGTGGCGCGCTACGACCGCCTCTGGCAGGACGACACCGCCGCCATCGCGCTGGGCGCGCACGGCATCTTCCGCGGCACCGGCTGGAAGTGGGAAACCGGCTACAGCGCTTCCTGGTACGGCAGCCGCAACACGGCGCCGCGCGCCCTGGCCAATATCGACAGCTTCTTCCTGGGACCGAAGCTCGGCCTGGACGCCAACGGCATCGCCATCTATGCACCCGACCCGGCGCGCCTGGCCACGCGCCTGACGGCGGCGGAGTTCGACGGCATCACCGGCGCCACGAAAAGCGACGACGAATCCTGGACCCACACGCTGTCGGCCAGCGCCAACGGCGAACTGCTGCGCCTGCCGGCCGGCCCGCTGCAGCTGGCGGTGGTCGCCGAAGCCGGCCGCCAGGGTTTCGCCAACCGTCCCGACGCGCGCATCGGCGAGGGCGTGTTCAACCTCGCCACCAGCGGCAGCGTGGTCACCGCCGGCACCCGCAACCGCTACGCCGCCGGTACGGAAGCCAGCATCCCGCTACACGAGATCTTGAGCGCCACCCTGGCCGGCCGCTACGACCGCTACGAGTTCGCCGGGCGCAGCAACGGCAAGTTCACCTACAACGGCGGCCTGGAACTGCGCCCGGCGCGCGAACTGCTGGTGCGCGCCAACTACGCTACCAGCTTCCGCGCCCCGGACATGAACTACATCTACAAGGCGCGCGGCACCGGCTACTACGCGTCCACCACGGATTACTACCGCTGCGGCCTGGCCGGCCAGCCGCTGGCCGGCTGCGAATTCGCCAAGGTGTCGCCGGGCGCGGACTACGTCCAGTACGGCAGCGCCGACCTCAAGCCGGAACAGGGCAAGTCCTACGGCACCGGCATCGTCTGGTCGCCCAGCAGCAGCTTCGACGCCTCGGTCGACTACTGGAACATCCGTATCGACGACCTGGTGACGAACCTGTCGGACGACCAGCTGCTGCGCGACGAAGCCGCCTGCCGCCTGGGCGCGCAGGACATCGCCTCGCCGACCTGCGTGGATGCGCTGGCGCGCGTGACCCGCTTCGCGGCCAACTCGCCGGTGCGGCCGGGCGAGATCAAGGAAATCCGCGTCAACCCGATCAATGCGGCCCAGCAGCAAAGCAGCGGCATCGACGTCAGCGCAAGATACGCGCTGCGCACGGCCGGCTACGGCATCTTCACGCTGCGCGGCAACTATTCGAAGACGCTGACGCGCCGTTCGCGCCAGTTCGCCGGCGATGCGGTCAAGGACGACCTGCATTCGCTCGACAGCGTCGATTGGCCGGACAAGCTGGCCGCCAGCCTGGCGTGGGAACGCGGCGCCCTGGGCGCCACCCTGTTCGCGACACGCTACGGCAAGATCCCGAATTCGGCCCAGGACGGCTACCTGAGCCCGACCACGCTCGTCAACGCCAGCGTCGTGTATCGGGTCAGCGACCGCCTGACGCTGTCGGCGATCGTCAACAACCTGTTCAATCACATCAAGTATGACAGCACCGGCGGCTGGCCGAACTATGCGGTCGGCAACTACAGCCCGGCAGGGCGCACGGGGTGGGTGGAGTTGAATTACCACTTCGGGATTTGA
- a CDS encoding MarR family winged helix-turn-helix transcriptional regulator, translated as MPENARPNAPLLDEQLCFALYSTGLAMNKVYRKLLRKLDLTYPQYLVMLVLWERDGLTVSDIGARLFLDSATLTPLLKRLETAGLLRRSRSSADERQVLVALTDAGRAMAAQARAIQEQVFCATACAPHELGAIKQQLDLLRARLAASA; from the coding sequence ATGCCCGAGAATGCGCGGCCGAATGCGCCGCTGCTCGACGAGCAGCTGTGCTTCGCGCTGTATTCGACCGGCCTGGCAATGAACAAGGTCTACCGCAAGCTGCTGCGCAAGCTCGACCTGACGTATCCGCAATACCTGGTCATGCTGGTGCTGTGGGAGCGCGACGGGCTCACGGTATCCGACATCGGCGCGCGCCTGTTCCTCGATTCGGCCACGCTGACGCCGCTGCTGAAACGCCTGGAAACGGCCGGCCTGCTGCGGCGCAGCCGTTCCAGCGCCGACGAGCGCCAGGTACTGGTGGCGCTCACCGATGCCGGCCGCGCCATGGCCGCGCAGGCGCGCGCGATCCAGGAGCAGGTGTTCTGCGCCACCGCCTGCGCGCCGCACGAACTCGGCGCCATCAAGCAGCAGCTCGACCTGCTGCGCGCGCGCCTCGCGGCCAGCGCCTGA
- a CDS encoding sensor domain-containing diguanylate cyclase translates to MTPSSAPRLNHLNKIRRPVIGRSIALLVGFCALLIGIHGWSLWTARQGQLEQSAASTSNMARALAAQAETSLKIADAILGETVERIESDERDGLDGAEKQRLHRRFMNIEASTAEIHGVFFFGPDGRWDVTSLKQVQSGNNADREYFRYHQSHTDRKTHVGQPVRSRATGVMVLPVSRRIDNPDGSFGGVALVTLDLRFFGAFYDRFDVGRSGTILLSTDEGRLVYRRPFKEVQVGNDIRSGPIYQMYKSSGPVGTAMLRSKIDGIERLYSYRHLDNYPLIVASAQSKDEILAGWWIAVVKMSCVVAFAVAMLAWGGARMIRQIRIRERLEDELLLAGTTLQQHNVSLKALAESDGLTGLGNRRLFEATLEREVGRARRTSTPFALVLTDVDFFKKYNDRYGHVAGDECLRQVGAAIGAGARRPADLAARYGGEEFAVILPDTDLEGALAVAESIRAAVAAMQIAHADSPTGHVTLSLGVIAGHPAADGQGAAHGWVSAADQLLYGAKSGGRNRTSGAWRDDGVPAPAECATDEQSFTA, encoded by the coding sequence ATGACCCCCAGTTCCGCTCCCCGCCTGAACCACCTGAACAAGATTCGGCGCCCCGTCATCGGGCGTTCGATCGCCTTGCTCGTGGGTTTTTGCGCACTGCTGATCGGCATCCATGGCTGGAGCCTGTGGACGGCACGCCAGGGCCAGCTGGAGCAATCCGCGGCCAGTACCTCCAACATGGCGCGCGCGCTGGCGGCCCAGGCCGAGACCTCCCTCAAGATCGCCGACGCCATCCTGGGCGAAACCGTGGAGCGCATCGAAAGCGACGAGCGCGACGGCCTGGACGGCGCGGAAAAGCAGCGCCTGCACCGCCGCTTCATGAACATCGAGGCCAGCACGGCGGAGATCCACGGCGTGTTCTTCTTCGGCCCGGACGGCAGGTGGGACGTCACCTCGCTGAAACAGGTGCAATCGGGCAACAACGCCGACCGCGAATACTTCCGCTATCACCAGTCCCACACGGACCGCAAGACCCACGTCGGCCAGCCGGTGCGCAGCCGCGCCACCGGGGTGATGGTGCTGCCGGTGTCGCGCCGCATCGACAACCCGGACGGCAGCTTCGGCGGGGTGGCGCTGGTGACGCTCGACCTGCGCTTCTTCGGCGCCTTCTACGACCGCTTCGACGTCGGCCGCTCCGGCACCATCCTGCTGTCCACCGATGAGGGCCGGCTGGTGTACCGCCGCCCGTTCAAGGAAGTCCAGGTCGGCAACGACATCCGCTCCGGCCCGATCTACCAGATGTACAAGAGCAGCGGTCCGGTCGGCACCGCCATGCTGCGCTCGAAGATCGACGGCATCGAACGCCTGTACAGCTACCGCCACCTCGACAATTACCCGCTGATCGTGGCCAGCGCCCAGTCCAAGGACGAGATCCTGGCGGGCTGGTGGATCGCGGTGGTCAAGATGAGCTGCGTGGTGGCGTTCGCGGTCGCCATGCTGGCCTGGGGCGGGGCGCGCATGATCCGCCAGATCCGCATCCGCGAACGGCTCGAGGACGAATTGCTGCTGGCCGGGACCACGCTGCAGCAGCATAACGTGTCGCTCAAGGCGCTGGCCGAGAGCGATGGCCTGACCGGCCTGGGCAACCGGCGCCTGTTCGAGGCCACCCTCGAGCGCGAGGTCGGCCGCGCGCGCCGCACCAGCACGCCGTTCGCCCTGGTCCTGACCGACGTCGACTTCTTCAAGAAATACAACGATCGCTACGGCCACGTGGCCGGCGACGAATGCCTGCGCCAGGTCGGCGCCGCCATCGGCGCCGGCGCGCGCCGGCCGGCCGACCTGGCGGCGCGCTACGGCGGCGAAGAGTTCGCCGTGATCCTGCCGGACACCGACCTGGAAGGCGCGCTGGCGGTGGCCGAATCGATCCGCGCCGCGGTCGCCGCCATGCAGATCGCGCATGCCGACAGCCCGACCGGCCACGTCACGCTCAGCCTGGGCGTGATTGCCGGCCATCCGGCCGCCGATGGGCAGGGTGCCGCGCACGGCTGGGTGAGCGCCGCCGACCAGCTGTTGTACGGCGCCAAGTCGGGCGGTCGCAACCGCACCAGCGGCGCATGGCGCGACGACGGCGTGCCGGCGCCGGCCGAGTGCGCCACCGACGAGCAGAGCTTCACCGCATAG
- a CDS encoding sensor domain-containing diguanylate cyclase, translating into MLPGSAYCPAIVRSPGPDSAGSLLRPCGQDIHAQSTRTRGRGTRQGPARPRHSRHPQEERFDRFTRIASAVFDAPIALISLVDTDRQWFKSCLGVEMSETPRSLAFCSHAVALDDVLVVPDTHLDERFATNALVTGAPHIRFYAGQPVRSLEGQPLGTLCVMDTRPREFDQAARLLLKDLARLVQDELNRLVVVAARDSAQQALCELNAQLEQRVEERTRALHAQNRALEQEAAHRMAVEDALRQKQELLDAVLETVDVAVVACDGDGALTLFNREARKFHGLDAEQVAMADWSTRYDLFKSDGLTPLPQDQVPLGRALRGERVKDAGMVIAPEGLKARQILASGRALKGAGGEKLGAVVIMKDVTELFDSRAQVLESEERLRTIADNVPALISYIDIELRYRFANQRYREWFGVRCEDMLGKTVPEAMGETFYAPRKAALERCLSGHGSHLEIEEERRGRKRVISTTYLPHMRDGMVHGIYVLSTDATSARQYERQLHALAHSDHLTGLPNRRSYEERLVQAIARSRRSAMPLALAYLDVDHFKQINDSHGHAGGDAVLREFGQRLSATVRSTDTVARLAGDEFVIVLEQVGSPLECQRIADKLLEAMRAPFDCDGRKLAVSASIGFAWSPRPEQAALAHAADEALYQSKRGGRDTASVLVVDNV; encoded by the coding sequence TTGCTTCCCGGAAGCGCTTACTGCCCAGCCATTGTCCGATCCCCCGGCCCCGACTCTGCCGGTTCTCTTCTTCGCCCCTGCGGCCAGGATATTCATGCTCAGTCAACAAGAACTCGCGGACGAGGAACGCGTCAAGGCCCTGCACGCCCTCGGCATTCTCGACACCCCCAGGAAGAGCGCTTCGACCGCTTCACGCGCATCGCCAGCGCCGTCTTCGATGCGCCGATCGCCCTGATCTCGCTGGTCGACACCGACCGCCAGTGGTTCAAGTCGTGCCTCGGCGTCGAGATGAGCGAGACGCCGCGCTCGCTCGCCTTTTGCAGCCATGCGGTGGCGCTGGACGACGTGCTGGTGGTGCCCGACACCCACCTGGACGAACGCTTCGCCACGAATGCCCTCGTCACCGGTGCGCCGCACATCCGCTTCTATGCCGGCCAGCCGGTGCGCAGCCTGGAAGGCCAGCCGCTCGGCACCCTGTGCGTGATGGACACGCGCCCGCGCGAATTCGACCAGGCCGCCCGCCTGCTGCTGAAGGACCTGGCGCGCCTGGTGCAGGACGAGCTGAACCGCCTGGTGGTGGTGGCCGCGCGCGACAGCGCCCAGCAGGCGCTGTGCGAACTCAACGCGCAGCTGGAACAGCGCGTCGAGGAGCGCACGCGCGCGCTGCACGCCCAGAACCGCGCCCTGGAACAGGAAGCCGCGCACCGCATGGCGGTCGAGGATGCGCTGCGCCAGAAGCAGGAATTACTGGACGCGGTGCTGGAGACGGTCGATGTCGCCGTGGTCGCCTGCGACGGCGACGGCGCGCTGACCCTGTTCAACCGCGAGGCCCGCAAATTCCACGGCCTGGATGCCGAGCAGGTGGCGATGGCCGACTGGTCCACGCGCTACGACCTGTTCAAGTCCGATGGGCTGACGCCGCTGCCCCAGGACCAGGTTCCGCTGGGCCGGGCGCTGCGCGGCGAGCGCGTCAAGGATGCTGGCATGGTGATCGCGCCGGAAGGCCTGAAGGCGCGCCAGATCCTGGCCAGCGGCCGCGCGCTCAAGGGCGCCGGCGGCGAAAAGCTGGGCGCCGTGGTGATCATGAAGGACGTGACCGAACTGTTCGATTCGCGCGCGCAGGTGCTGGAAAGCGAAGAGCGCCTGCGCACCATCGCCGACAACGTGCCGGCGCTGATCTCGTACATCGACATCGAGCTGCGCTACCGCTTCGCCAACCAGCGCTACCGCGAATGGTTCGGCGTGCGCTGCGAGGACATGCTCGGCAAGACCGTGCCGGAAGCGATGGGCGAGACCTTCTACGCGCCGCGCAAGGCGGCGCTGGAACGCTGCCTGTCCGGGCACGGTTCGCACCTGGAGATCGAGGAAGAACGGCGCGGGCGCAAGCGCGTGATCAGCACCACCTACCTGCCGCACATGCGCGACGGCATGGTGCACGGCATCTACGTGCTGTCCACCGACGCCACCTCGGCGCGCCAGTACGAGCGCCAGCTGCATGCGCTGGCCCATTCGGACCACCTGACCGGCCTGCCGAACCGGCGCAGCTACGAGGAGCGCCTGGTGCAGGCGATCGCGCGCTCGCGCCGCAGCGCGATGCCGCTGGCGCTGGCCTATCTCGACGTCGACCACTTCAAGCAGATCAACGACAGCCACGGCCACGCCGGCGGCGACGCCGTGCTGCGCGAATTCGGCCAGCGCCTGTCGGCCACCGTGCGCAGCACCGACACCGTGGCGCGCCTGGCCGGCGACGAGTTCGTGATCGTGCTGGAGCAGGTCGGCTCGCCGCTGGAATGCCAGCGCATCGCCGACAAGCTGCTGGAGGCCATGCGCGCGCCCTTCGACTGCGACGGCCGCAAGCTGGCGGTGTCGGCCAGCATCGGCTTCGCCTGGTCGCCGCGGCCGGAGCAGGCGGCCCTGGCCCATGCGGCCGACGAGGCCTTGTACCAGTCCAAGCGCGGCGGCCGCGATACCGCCTCGGTGCTGGTGGTCGACAACGTCTGA
- a CDS encoding (2Fe-2S)-binding protein, translating to MDLYQKYPIRLRINEQDREFDVESWVTLLDLLRERAGLTGTKKGCDHGQCGACTVLVDGKRVNSCLTLAVMQNGHEVTTIEGMAKGNELHPLQQAFIEQDAFQCGYCTPGQICSAAGLIAEGQARCRDDVRELMSGNLCRCGAYPQIARAVIQVMGIEEPDTKKEGFTTGAVLT from the coding sequence ATGGACCTCTACCAGAAGTACCCCATCCGGCTGCGCATCAACGAACAGGACCGGGAATTCGACGTCGAATCCTGGGTCACCCTGCTCGACCTGCTGCGCGAACGGGCCGGATTGACCGGCACCAAGAAAGGCTGCGACCACGGCCAATGCGGCGCCTGCACCGTGCTCGTCGACGGCAAGCGCGTGAATTCCTGCCTCACCCTGGCCGTCATGCAGAACGGCCACGAGGTGACCACCATCGAAGGCATGGCCAAGGGCAATGAACTGCATCCGCTGCAGCAAGCCTTCATCGAGCAGGACGCCTTCCAGTGCGGCTACTGCACGCCCGGCCAGATCTGTTCGGCCGCCGGCCTGATCGCCGAGGGGCAAGCCCGATGTCGCGACGACGTGCGCGAACTGATGAGCGGCAACCTGTGCCGCTGCGGCGCCTACCCGCAGATCGCGCGCGCGGTGATCCAGGTGATGGGCATCGAAGAGCCCGACACCAAGAAAGAAGGCTTCACCACGGGAGCGGTGCTGACATGA
- a CDS encoding FAD binding domain-containing protein: protein MKPFAFSQPQDVDGVLALLASEGARPVAGGTNLLDLMKENVMSPTQLVDINLLGKAGLDKVEEADGGLRLGALARNADTAYHALVKERYPLLSSAILAGASPQLRNMATNGGNLLQRTRCVYFYDVGTPCNKREPGTGCPAKHGVNRQLAILGTSEQCIATHPSDMCVALRALDATVHVRGKGGERAIPFADFHRLPGDRPDLDSTLQPGELITHITVPDADRFRAHSAYIKVRDRLSYAFALVSVAAALDIDAGGTIRAARIALGGVAHKPWRVEEAEAALVGKATGEAAFEAAAERILQGARGYGQNDFKLVLARNAIVQALTTATRGTEHAQGKGNQQPNGERP from the coding sequence ATGAAACCATTCGCCTTCTCCCAACCGCAGGACGTCGACGGCGTCCTGGCCCTGCTGGCGAGCGAGGGCGCCCGCCCGGTCGCCGGCGGCACCAACCTGCTCGACCTGATGAAGGAAAACGTGATGTCGCCCACGCAATTGGTCGACATCAACCTGCTCGGCAAGGCCGGCCTGGACAAGGTCGAGGAAGCCGACGGCGGCCTGCGCCTGGGCGCGCTGGCGCGCAACGCCGACACCGCCTACCACGCGCTGGTCAAGGAACGCTATCCGCTGCTGTCGTCGGCGATCCTGGCCGGCGCCTCGCCGCAGCTGCGCAACATGGCGACCAACGGCGGCAACCTGCTGCAGCGCACCCGCTGCGTGTATTTCTACGACGTCGGCACGCCCTGCAACAAGCGCGAACCCGGCACCGGCTGCCCGGCCAAGCACGGCGTCAACCGCCAGCTGGCGATCCTGGGCACCAGCGAGCAATGCATCGCCACCCACCCATCCGACATGTGCGTGGCGCTGCGCGCGCTGGACGCCACCGTGCACGTGCGCGGCAAGGGCGGCGAGCGCGCGATCCCGTTCGCCGACTTCCACCGCCTGCCGGGCGACCGTCCGGACCTGGACAGCACCCTGCAGCCGGGCGAACTGATCACCCACATCACGGTGCCGGACGCCGACCGCTTCCGCGCACACTCCGCCTACATCAAGGTGCGCGACCGCCTGTCGTACGCGTTCGCGCTGGTGTCGGTAGCGGCCGCGCTCGACATCGATGCCGGCGGCACCATCCGCGCCGCGCGCATCGCGCTGGGCGGCGTCGCCCACAAGCCGTGGCGCGTCGAGGAAGCGGAAGCGGCGCTGGTGGGCAAGGCCACCGGCGAGGCCGCCTTCGAGGCCGCCGCCGAACGCATCCTGCAGGGCGCGCGCGGCTACGGCCAAAACGACTTCAAGCTGGTCCTGGCCCGCAACGCCATCGTCCAGGCCTTGACCACCGCCACCCGCGGCACCGAACACGCCCAGGGCAAGGGCAACCAGCAACCGAACGGAGAACGACCATGA